In one Janibacter cremeus genomic region, the following are encoded:
- a CDS encoding MFS transporter — protein MSSPGLLFTTLVLLTTITAVAGSLGAPLVPGIARDFGVPLGAAQWSLTLTMLAGAVATPVIGRLSGGRARMRAVVLGLGGATLGGLLCALPLGFGAFLAGRTLQGLGYGLTPVAIAIAREAIPRQRRAGAIAILSVTTVAAAGLGYPVAAVMADLWGIRVAFGVATALCAATLVLALLTLPPSPDTEGTRVDWWGTVLLAGGTTTILIALAEVSVLPIGRVALLATVGIVACAAWVWWSRRVAHPLVDVTLAARPVPLLTHATSMLMGVGVYLLFPLVVIVVQDPTWGMGYGATVAGLLLVPYALASVVGSRLSQRLMTRVEATTLLPLGSATYLSAFVLLVVAHDTVWQLLLAMAIAGLGSGLGFAGIPGLLVGSVPRSETGSAIAFTMVVRYLGFSVGSALAVTALTFGGEGGEAGFVRALLVACAVGVLTVVLTTWLSLRVRGGVGRW, from the coding sequence GTGAGCAGCCCGGGGCTGCTCTTCACCACCCTGGTCCTGCTCACGACCATCACCGCCGTCGCCGGCAGCCTCGGTGCCCCGCTCGTGCCCGGCATCGCCCGCGACTTCGGCGTCCCACTCGGCGCGGCCCAGTGGTCGTTGACCCTGACGATGCTCGCCGGTGCCGTCGCGACCCCGGTCATCGGGCGGTTGTCCGGCGGGCGGGCCCGCATGCGTGCCGTGGTCCTCGGTCTCGGTGGGGCGACGCTGGGTGGCCTGCTGTGCGCACTCCCGCTCGGATTCGGTGCCTTCCTCGCCGGCCGCACGCTGCAGGGTCTGGGCTACGGCCTCACCCCCGTGGCCATCGCGATCGCGCGCGAGGCCATCCCGAGGCAACGGCGCGCGGGCGCCATCGCGATCCTGTCGGTCACCACCGTCGCGGCCGCGGGCCTGGGCTACCCGGTCGCGGCCGTCATGGCCGACCTGTGGGGGATCCGCGTCGCCTTCGGCGTCGCCACCGCACTCTGCGCGGCCACCTTGGTGCTGGCGCTGCTGACGCTCCCGCCGAGCCCGGACACCGAGGGCACCCGGGTCGACTGGTGGGGCACCGTGCTCCTCGCCGGGGGGACGACGACGATCCTCATCGCGCTGGCCGAGGTGTCCGTGCTCCCGATCGGCCGCGTCGCGCTCCTGGCCACCGTCGGCATCGTCGCCTGCGCCGCCTGGGTGTGGTGGAGCCGACGCGTGGCCCACCCCCTGGTCGACGTCACCCTGGCCGCGCGGCCGGTCCCGCTGCTGACGCACGCCACCTCGATGCTGATGGGCGTGGGCGTCTACCTGCTCTTCCCGCTCGTCGTCATCGTCGTGCAGGACCCGACGTGGGGGATGGGGTACGGAGCGACCGTCGCCGGCCTGCTGCTCGTGCCCTACGCCCTCGCCAGTGTCGTCGGCAGTCGCCTGAGCCAGCGCCTCATGACGCGGGTCGAGGCCACGACGCTGCTCCCGCTGGGATCGGCGACCTACCTCTCGGCCTTCGTCCTGCTGGTCGTCGCTCACGACACCGTCTGGCAGCTGCTGCTCGCCATGGCCATCGCGGGCCTGGGCAGCGGCCTGGGCTTCGCCGGTATCCCGGGACTGCTGGTCGGGTCGGTGCCGCGGTCGGAGACCGGCAGTGCGATCGCCTTCACGATGGTCGTGCGCTACCTCGGCTTCTCGGTCGGCTCCGCCCTGGCCGTGACCGCCCTGACCTTCGGTGGCGAAGGGGGTGAGGCCGGCTTCGTGCGCGCCCTCCTCGTCGCGTGCGCCGTGGGGGTCCTCACGGTCGTCCTCACCACGTGGCTGTCGTTGCGGGTGCGAGGGGGCGTCGGGCGCTGGTGA
- a CDS encoding phosphotransferase family protein: MRPDVVGPRLVAATGREAWRDFSAELIAGGKSNLTFVLTSADGDRLILRRPPTGDLLPSAHDMGREARIQTGLAGSGVPVAHVVVNETSGEDLGVPYYVMEEVVGHVVRDELPADYAQDERSKEAMTDALVDALVALHAVDPDEVGLGDLGRRDGYLERQLRRWLGQSEKATKSVQAPRLPDLAARLGESMPTSPPSRIVHGDYRMDNCVYDADDPGRIRAVLDWELSTLGDPIADLAQTAMYWGDADGPAMPLIPSLSREAGWPPSSHLVERYCAASGTDPAVLPWYRAFACFKFAAIAQGVATRAAAGDMAGQEFGDIGDSIRHLVDHAHSILDDHPGGTRA; this comes from the coding sequence CTGAGACCCGACGTCGTCGGACCCCGGCTCGTCGCGGCCACCGGCCGCGAGGCGTGGCGGGACTTCTCCGCCGAGCTCATCGCCGGCGGGAAGTCCAACCTCACCTTCGTGCTGACCAGCGCGGACGGTGACCGACTGATCCTGCGGCGCCCACCGACCGGGGACCTGTTGCCCAGCGCCCACGACATGGGCCGCGAGGCACGGATCCAGACCGGGCTGGCCGGGTCCGGCGTCCCCGTCGCGCACGTCGTCGTCAACGAGACGAGCGGGGAGGACCTGGGCGTGCCGTACTACGTGATGGAGGAGGTCGTCGGCCACGTCGTCCGCGACGAGCTGCCGGCGGACTACGCGCAGGACGAGCGGAGCAAGGAGGCGATGACCGATGCCCTCGTCGATGCGCTCGTCGCGCTGCACGCGGTCGACCCGGACGAGGTCGGCCTGGGTGACCTCGGCCGCCGCGACGGTTACCTCGAGCGGCAGCTGCGCCGGTGGCTGGGCCAGTCGGAGAAGGCCACCAAGTCGGTGCAGGCGCCGCGCCTACCCGACCTGGCCGCCCGACTGGGGGAGTCGATGCCGACCTCGCCCCCGTCGCGGATCGTCCACGGCGACTACCGGATGGACAACTGCGTCTACGACGCGGACGACCCGGGGCGCATCCGGGCGGTTCTCGACTGGGAGCTGTCCACCCTCGGTGACCCGATCGCCGACCTGGCGCAGACCGCGATGTACTGGGGCGACGCCGACGGTCCTGCCATGCCGCTCATCCCGAGCCTGAGCCGGGAGGCGGGGTGGCCCCCTTCGTCCCACCTCGTGGAGCGCTACTGCGCGGCGTCGGGGACCGACCCGGCCGTCCTGCCGTGGTACCGGGCCTTCGCGTGCTTCAAGTTCGCCGCCATCGCCCAGGGCGTGGCCACGCGTGCCGCGGCCGGGGACATGGCCGGCCAGGAGTTCGGCGACATCGGGGACAGCATCCGCCACCTCGTCGACCACGCCCACTCGATCCTCGACGACCACCCGGGAGGGACCCGTGCCTGA
- a CDS encoding IclR family transcriptional regulator — MSTLQTLDRGLEAIDIVSRRTGGISPAALADELGVHRAGAYRILATLEQRHLVAKGHDGLYRLGSGALVVAGRFMSQYRTAAQPVVQELADATGCTAFVSIADRDESVAIAVAEPAARGDIGVRYTMGARHPLEHGADGLAILAQRPERDSDIAAVTRARTLGYALTEGEIQSGTVGLAVATGGAFTSDAEASIGIIRLGRPGDLDVDALLPLVQAARDSLTRQY, encoded by the coding sequence ATGAGCACCCTGCAGACGCTCGACCGCGGGCTCGAGGCGATCGACATCGTCTCCCGGCGCACGGGCGGCATCTCCCCCGCCGCCCTCGCCGACGAGCTCGGTGTGCACCGCGCGGGCGCCTACCGGATCCTCGCCACCCTCGAGCAGCGTCACCTCGTGGCCAAGGGCCACGACGGCCTCTACCGCCTCGGCAGCGGCGCGCTCGTCGTCGCCGGGCGCTTCATGAGCCAGTACCGCACTGCCGCGCAGCCGGTCGTCCAAGAGCTCGCCGACGCGACCGGATGCACCGCGTTCGTGTCCATCGCGGACCGTGACGAGTCGGTCGCCATCGCCGTCGCCGAGCCGGCCGCCCGTGGTGACATCGGCGTGCGCTACACGATGGGCGCACGGCATCCCCTCGAGCACGGCGCCGATGGGTTGGCGATCCTCGCCCAGCGCCCCGAGCGCGACTCCGACATCGCCGCCGTCACCCGCGCCCGCACCCTCGGCTACGCCTTGACCGAGGGTGAGATCCAGTCCGGCACCGTCGGCTTGGCCGTCGCCACCGGGGGTGCCTTCACGAGCGACGCCGAGGCATCCATCGGCATCATCCGCCTGGGCCGACCGGGCGACCTCGACGTCGACGCCCTCCTGCCGCTCGTGCAGGCCGCCCGCGACTCGCTCACCCGCCAGTACTGA
- the fahA gene encoding fumarylacetoacetase, with amino-acid sequence MTSAAERFATTGFGPHNLPYASFSVAGGERRLGVRLGDRVIGIAALADATTTPALEPTARGAVGTANLDALLAAGHTVWRPLRAWLQEVVTTDGLDGAVEDASTPVAEVSLHMPFTVADYVDYYASEHHASNIGRMFRPDQDPLLPNWKHLPVGYHGRAGTVVPSGTAFPRPKGLRPEEGGTPSFGPSRRLDIEAELGFVLGGSVPEGEVSVDRAGAEHVFGVVLFNDWSARDIQGYEYVPLGPYLGKSFASSISLWVVPFDALADARVAPPAREHQLAEYLDDSGSEPWGLDITMEVDVDGEVVSHPPVKTLYWTAPQMVAHMTVNGASLRPGDFFGSGTVSGAEVDERGSLMELSWGGKEPLRLADGREQAFLTDGQTITLRGTAPGPDGSVIDFGECVGTILPAT; translated from the coding sequence ATGACCAGCGCCGCCGAGCGATTCGCGACCACGGGCTTCGGCCCGCACAACCTGCCCTACGCCTCCTTCTCCGTCGCCGGGGGTGAACGGCGACTGGGTGTGCGCCTCGGGGACCGGGTCATCGGCATCGCCGCCCTGGCCGACGCCACGACCACCCCGGCGCTGGAACCCACCGCCCGTGGCGCGGTCGGCACAGCCAACCTCGACGCGCTCCTCGCTGCCGGGCACACGGTCTGGCGGCCGCTGCGCGCCTGGCTGCAGGAGGTCGTCACGACCGACGGCCTCGACGGCGCGGTGGAGGACGCCTCGACCCCGGTCGCCGAGGTGTCCCTGCACATGCCCTTCACCGTGGCCGACTACGTCGACTACTACGCCTCGGAGCACCACGCCTCCAACATCGGGCGGATGTTCCGCCCCGACCAGGACCCGCTCCTGCCGAACTGGAAGCACCTGCCCGTCGGCTACCACGGCCGCGCCGGCACCGTCGTCCCCTCCGGCACCGCGTTCCCGCGCCCCAAGGGCCTGCGGCCGGAGGAAGGGGGGACCCCCAGCTTCGGTCCGTCGCGCCGGCTGGACATCGAGGCCGAGCTCGGCTTCGTCCTCGGTGGGTCCGTGCCCGAGGGCGAGGTGTCGGTCGATCGCGCCGGGGCGGAGCACGTCTTCGGTGTGGTGCTCTTCAACGACTGGTCCGCCCGGGACATCCAGGGGTACGAGTACGTGCCGCTCGGCCCGTACCTGGGCAAGTCCTTCGCCTCGTCGATCTCGCTGTGGGTCGTGCCCTTCGACGCGCTGGCCGATGCCCGCGTCGCGCCGCCGGCACGGGAGCACCAGCTCGCCGAGTACCTGGACGACTCGGGCAGCGAGCCGTGGGGTCTGGACATCACGATGGAGGTCGACGTCGACGGAGAGGTCGTCTCGCACCCGCCGGTGAAGACGCTCTACTGGACCGCGCCGCAGATGGTCGCGCACATGACGGTCAACGGCGCGAGCCTGCGCCCGGGTGATTTCTTCGGATCCGGCACCGTCTCCGGCGCCGAGGTCGACGAGCGCGGGTCGCTGATGGAGCTGTCCTGGGGCGGCAAGGAGCCGCTGCGGCTCGCCGACGGCCGCGAGCAGGCCTTCCTCACCGACGGGCAGACGATCACCCTGCGGGGCACGGCGCCCGGTCCCGACGGGTCGGTCATCGACTTCGGTGAGTGCGTGGGGACGATCCTGCCCGCGACCTGA
- a CDS encoding homogentisate 1,2-dioxygenase has translation MAHYRQVGPVPQQRHTLFKDGDGNILSEELMGEEGFSSDSSLLYHRHIPSGIVGAREWTLPDQSLVANHPLLPRHLTLHDLFTEEQAAGTDAVTGRQLVLGNGDVRISYAWVGTTSPLYKNAIGDECVYVERGSALVETQFGALEVAEGDYVVIPRATIHRWVLREGETARLYAVEANSHIAPPRRYLSRYGQFLEHAPYCERDLHGPTEPLLREESDVDVYIKHRGRGEGGLAGTVHTVPTHPFDVVGWDGYLYPYTFNIRDFMPITGKVHQPPPVHQVFEGNNFVICNFVPRKVDYHELAVPVPYYHSNVDSDEIMFYVDGDYEARKGSGIGKGSISIHPGGHNHGPQPGAVEASMGVEYFDETAVMVDTFRPLDLGPAARATDDGKYASSWTGGRWLGERKDV, from the coding sequence ATGGCCCACTACCGCCAGGTCGGACCGGTGCCCCAGCAGCGGCACACCCTCTTCAAGGACGGGGACGGCAACATCCTGTCCGAGGAGCTCATGGGCGAGGAGGGCTTCTCCTCCGACAGCTCGCTGCTCTACCACCGCCACATCCCCTCGGGCATCGTCGGCGCCCGTGAGTGGACGCTGCCCGACCAGTCCCTGGTGGCCAACCACCCGCTCCTGCCCCGCCACCTGACGCTGCACGACCTCTTCACCGAGGAGCAGGCCGCCGGGACGGACGCCGTCACCGGCCGCCAGCTCGTCCTCGGCAATGGCGACGTGCGCATCTCCTACGCGTGGGTCGGGACCACCTCCCCGCTGTACAAGAACGCAATTGGCGACGAGTGCGTGTACGTCGAGCGCGGCTCGGCCCTCGTGGAGACGCAGTTCGGCGCGCTCGAGGTCGCCGAGGGCGACTACGTGGTCATCCCCCGCGCCACCATCCACCGCTGGGTCCTGCGCGAGGGTGAGACCGCCCGCCTCTACGCCGTCGAGGCCAACAGCCACATCGCTCCGCCGAGGCGCTACCTCTCCCGCTACGGTCAGTTCCTCGAGCACGCGCCCTACTGCGAGCGCGACCTGCACGGCCCGACCGAGCCGCTGCTGCGCGAGGAGAGCGACGTCGACGTCTACATCAAGCACCGCGGGCGGGGCGAAGGGGGTCTGGCCGGCACCGTGCACACCGTCCCGACCCACCCCTTCGACGTCGTCGGCTGGGACGGGTACCTCTACCCGTACACCTTCAACATCCGCGACTTCATGCCGATCACGGGCAAGGTTCACCAGCCGCCGCCGGTCCACCAGGTCTTCGAGGGCAACAACTTCGTCATCTGCAACTTCGTGCCGCGCAAAGTCGACTACCACGAGCTGGCCGTGCCCGTGCCGTACTACCACTCCAACGTCGACTCGGACGAGATCATGTTCTACGTCGACGGCGACTACGAGGCGCGCAAGGGCTCGGGCATCGGCAAGGGCTCGATCTCGATCCACCCGGGTGGGCACAACCACGGCCCGCAGCCGGGCGCGGTCGAGGCGTCGATGGGGGTGGAGTACTTCGACGAGACCGCCGTCATGGTCGACACCTTCCGCCCGCTCGACCTCGGCCCCGCGGCCCGCGCCACCGACGACGGCAAGTACGCCTCGTCGTGGACCGGCGGGCGCTGGCTCGGCGAGCGGAAAGACGTATGA
- a CDS encoding SDR family NAD(P)-dependent oxidoreductase — MPDPHRTPIDPRTGEGGEGSLLDRFRLDGRVAIVTGASSGLGAGFARALASAGATVVLAARRRERLESLAEEIRAGGGTVSTVSCDVVDPQQCADLVQAAMAEHGRVDVLVNNAGLGTAVPALKESPEDFRRVVDVNLNGAYWMAKECAAVMGPGSSIVNIASILGLTAGFAPQAAYSSSKAAVLGLTRDLAAQWGSRRGIRVNAVAPGYFASEMTDEIPGALLETITSRTLFGRLGRQQELDSAVLFLASDASSFITGTTLAVDGGTTLH; from the coding sequence GTGCCTGATCCGCACCGCACCCCGATCGACCCCCGCACGGGCGAAGGGGGCGAGGGCTCGCTCCTCGACCGCTTCCGTCTCGACGGCCGCGTCGCGATCGTCACCGGTGCCTCCTCCGGGCTCGGCGCGGGCTTCGCCCGGGCGCTGGCCTCGGCGGGCGCGACCGTCGTCCTCGCCGCCCGACGACGCGAGCGCCTGGAGTCACTCGCCGAGGAGATCCGCGCTGGCGGTGGCACCGTGTCGACGGTCTCCTGCGACGTGGTCGACCCGCAGCAGTGCGCAGATCTGGTGCAGGCCGCGATGGCCGAGCACGGGCGGGTTGACGTCCTCGTCAACAACGCGGGCCTGGGCACGGCGGTACCGGCGCTGAAGGAGTCGCCCGAGGACTTCCGCAGGGTCGTCGACGTCAACCTCAATGGCGCGTACTGGATGGCCAAGGAGTGCGCGGCGGTCATGGGGCCGGGCTCGAGCATCGTCAACATCGCGAGCATCCTCGGCCTGACCGCCGGCTTCGCGCCACAGGCGGCGTACTCCTCGTCTAAAGCCGCTGTCCTCGGCCTGACGCGCGACCTCGCGGCGCAGTGGGGCAGTCGGCGGGGGATCCGGGTCAACGCGGTGGCGCCGGGCTACTTCGCCTCCGAGATGACCGACGAGATCCCCGGGGCGCTGCTCGAGACGATCACCTCCCGCACGCTCTTCGGCCGGCTCGGTCGGCAGCAGGAGCTGGACTCCGCGGTGCTCTTCCTGGCATCGGACGCCTCCTCCTTCATCACCGGCACGACGCTCGCCGTCGATGGTGGGACGACACTGCACTGA
- a CDS encoding TetR/AcrR family transcriptional regulator, whose translation MTTDWRTFGPDMLTPPLQAALRVFVREGYHGTSIRSIAEAAGLSVPGLYHHHRSKQAILDAIVTATMTEMLAHSHAAEEDSDGTPRGRFDNLVEALARFHMERRDHAFLASTEMRSMEPEVRARHIAQRDQQQRLLADAIADGVADGSFVSAYPADAARAISSLSVSIATWYQPDGPLTEDEVVERHLDFARRIVGAKGE comes from the coding sequence ATGACCACGGACTGGCGCACGTTCGGCCCGGACATGCTCACGCCCCCGCTGCAGGCCGCGCTCCGCGTCTTCGTCCGGGAGGGGTACCACGGCACCTCGATCCGCTCGATCGCCGAAGCGGCCGGCCTCTCCGTCCCGGGCCTCTACCACCACCACCGCTCGAAGCAGGCGATCCTCGACGCGATCGTCACGGCGACGATGACCGAGATGCTCGCCCACAGCCACGCCGCCGAGGAGGACTCCGACGGCACCCCGCGCGGGCGCTTCGACAACCTCGTCGAGGCACTGGCCCGCTTCCACATGGAGCGCCGCGACCACGCCTTCCTGGCCTCGACCGAGATGCGCAGCATGGAGCCCGAGGTGCGCGCCCGTCACATCGCCCAGCGGGACCAGCAGCAGCGCCTGCTCGCGGACGCGATCGCCGACGGTGTCGCGGACGGCAGCTTCGTCAGCGCCTACCCGGCCGACGCGGCGCGCGCGATCTCCTCGCTGTCGGTCTCGATCGCCACGTGGTACCAGCCCGACGGGCCCCTGACCGAGGACGAGGTCGTGGAGCGGCACCTGGACTTCGCGCGCCGGATCGTCGGGGCGAAGGGAGAGTGA
- a CDS encoding class I adenylate-forming enzyme family protein encodes MDDVTVHELDADGPHERPARPGTVTEAWHRRVAAGPDAPAIAWFDATYTVAEVDDLAGSLAVALAERGVGAKDRVGIHLQNVPQYAISLLALWKLGATAVVLNPMYLGGELEQPVADSGAIGIITTDRDVAAVRESVQRTAVRWVLSTDERDLQGRDDPRMFPEQARVEASADGDLVDLMRRHAGRQPEPVGTGPEDLALLTYTSGTTGPPKGAMNSHANVVTVATTFAEFVGVEDGDVVLAIAPLFHITGAVINAVLGLVHGTTLVFTGRFHAEVVLDAFHEHGVTFTIGSITAFNALMRLEHASAEHFASVKTLYSGGAPIPPSTVERFEERFGHYIHNGYGMTETTSGVIAVPPGSRAPVDGASGTLSIGKPLPGVGAAVVGPDDRSVAPGEQGELVLTGPQVVRGYWRNPAATEATMPGGRLHTGDGAVIDEEGWVYLVDRLKDQINTSGYKVWPREVEDVLYQHPAVFEAAVVGLPDEYRGEEVTAFVSLKEGAKGDEDELRQFVADRLAAYKRPRHVHVVGDLPKTQTGKIRRRALRDEAV; translated from the coding sequence ATGGATGACGTGACAGTGCACGAGCTCGACGCGGACGGACCGCACGAGCGGCCGGCGCGACCGGGGACGGTGACCGAGGCCTGGCACCGACGGGTCGCTGCCGGACCGGACGCGCCCGCGATCGCGTGGTTCGACGCCACCTACACCGTGGCCGAGGTCGACGACCTCGCGGGCTCGCTCGCGGTCGCCCTCGCCGAGCGCGGCGTCGGCGCGAAGGATCGCGTCGGGATCCACCTGCAGAACGTCCCCCAGTACGCGATCAGCCTGCTCGCCCTGTGGAAGCTCGGCGCCACCGCCGTCGTGCTCAACCCGATGTACCTCGGCGGCGAGCTCGAGCAGCCGGTCGCCGACTCGGGTGCGATCGGCATCATCACGACCGACCGGGACGTGGCGGCCGTGCGCGAGAGCGTGCAGCGCACCGCGGTCCGGTGGGTGCTCAGCACCGACGAGCGCGACCTGCAGGGACGCGATGACCCGCGTATGTTCCCGGAGCAGGCAAGGGTCGAGGCTTCCGCCGACGGCGACCTCGTGGACCTCATGCGGCGCCACGCCGGCCGGCAGCCCGAGCCGGTCGGGACCGGACCCGAGGACCTCGCCCTGCTGACCTACACCTCGGGGACGACCGGCCCGCCGAAGGGGGCGATGAACTCCCACGCGAACGTCGTCACCGTTGCGACGACCTTCGCCGAGTTCGTCGGGGTGGAGGACGGCGACGTCGTCCTGGCCATCGCCCCCCTCTTCCACATCACCGGCGCGGTCATCAACGCGGTGCTCGGCCTGGTCCACGGGACGACCCTCGTCTTCACCGGACGGTTCCATGCCGAGGTCGTGCTCGACGCCTTCCACGAGCACGGCGTCACCTTCACCATCGGGTCGATCACGGCGTTCAACGCGCTGATGCGCCTCGAGCACGCGAGCGCCGAGCACTTCGCCTCGGTGAAGACGCTCTACAGCGGTGGCGCACCGATCCCGCCATCGACGGTCGAGCGCTTCGAGGAGCGCTTCGGCCACTACATCCACAACGGCTACGGCATGACCGAGACCACCTCCGGTGTCATCGCGGTCCCACCCGGCAGTCGGGCACCCGTCGACGGGGCCAGCGGCACGCTGTCGATCGGCAAGCCCCTTCCCGGTGTGGGCGCCGCGGTGGTCGGTCCGGACGACCGTTCGGTCGCACCGGGGGAGCAGGGCGAGCTCGTCCTCACCGGTCCCCAGGTGGTGCGCGGCTACTGGCGGAACCCGGCGGCGACCGAGGCGACGATGCCCGGCGGGCGCCTGCACACCGGCGACGGCGCGGTCATCGACGAGGAGGGCTGGGTCTACCTCGTCGACCGGCTCAAGGACCAGATCAACACCTCCGGCTACAAGGTGTGGCCACGCGAGGTCGAGGACGTGCTCTACCAGCACCCGGCCGTCTTCGAGGCGGCTGTGGTCGGCCTGCCCGACGAGTACCGCGGCGAGGAGGTCACCGCCTTCGTCTCGCTCAAGGAGGGAGCGAAGGGGGACGAGGACGAGCTGCGACAGTTCGTCGCCGACCGCCTCGCCGCCTACAAGCGACCGCGCCACGTCCACGTCGTCGGCGACCTGCCGAAGACCCAGACGGGCAAGATCCGCCGCCGCGCGCTGCGTGACGAGGCGGTCTGA
- a CDS encoding M20/M25/M40 family metallo-hydrolase, producing MDHQLEHPSHEAALPRRTVLGGIGAAALGLTAAGGATAYARPSQSATSLTGAAIPAADKDPVDLLKRMLSYDTQNYGQGGTTRPHGEWLKGVWENAGVPVEIIETPQADNVHVIARIPGTGDAEPLLLLGHSDVVPVEEENWDVDPFAGKVVDGEIYGRGALDMKGANSAFISAMLRHIDEGSQFDRDIIVLTDCDEEAGSYGSRWLAENHWDKIAAGSVLTEGGWFLAQSDRTTPMLITATRQDNVYFNLDITAKGVATHSSKPIPDETAIVTLSRAVSELGEWEAPVHLTEVTREYFTAVMEATDDERFAKAIRLMLNARSQPARERAAKLVVSRSDYPYLHRALLRTTHAFVIEEAGYKENVIPSSAEVRVNCRGIPGGEKPREFLAKVRELLADREVEVALVTYDGESEEEALAGLDETWATPPADLDTDLYRSLTGAAEKVYEGTPFAPALFEAGTSLGPWRAEGVPGYGVYPYVLSNEQLIGMHGNNERIFVEALKQGTDFMYEVFAGFLAK from the coding sequence ATGGATCACCAGCTCGAGCACCCTTCCCACGAGGCCGCACTGCCACGACGGACCGTTCTCGGCGGCATCGGGGCCGCCGCACTCGGCCTGACGGCAGCCGGGGGCGCCACCGCCTACGCGCGACCGTCACAGTCCGCGACGAGCCTGACCGGGGCGGCGATCCCGGCGGCCGACAAGGACCCCGTCGACCTGCTCAAGCGCATGCTGTCCTACGACACCCAGAACTACGGCCAGGGTGGCACCACCCGTCCGCACGGCGAGTGGCTCAAGGGCGTCTGGGAGAACGCCGGTGTACCCGTCGAGATCATCGAGACGCCGCAGGCCGACAACGTCCACGTGATCGCCCGCATCCCCGGCACGGGAGACGCGGAGCCGCTGCTCCTGCTGGGTCACTCGGACGTCGTCCCGGTGGAGGAGGAGAACTGGGACGTCGACCCCTTCGCCGGGAAGGTCGTCGACGGCGAGATCTACGGCCGCGGTGCCCTCGACATGAAGGGCGCCAACTCCGCCTTCATCAGCGCCATGCTGCGCCACATCGACGAGGGCTCGCAGTTCGACCGGGACATCATCGTGCTCACCGATTGCGACGAGGAGGCCGGCTCCTACGGCTCGCGCTGGCTGGCCGAGAACCACTGGGACAAGATCGCCGCCGGGTCGGTCCTGACAGAGGGCGGGTGGTTCCTCGCGCAGAGCGACCGGACGACGCCGATGCTCATCACGGCCACCCGCCAGGACAACGTCTACTTCAACCTCGACATCACGGCGAAGGGGGTCGCCACCCACTCCTCGAAGCCGATCCCCGACGAGACGGCGATCGTCACGCTCTCCCGGGCGGTGAGCGAGCTGGGGGAGTGGGAGGCGCCGGTGCACCTGACCGAGGTCACCCGCGAGTACTTCACCGCGGTGATGGAGGCGACCGACGACGAGCGCTTCGCCAAGGCGATCCGGCTGATGCTCAATGCCAGGAGCCAGCCGGCGCGGGAGCGGGCGGCGAAGCTCGTCGTCTCCCGGTCGGACTACCCCTACCTGCACCGTGCGCTGCTGCGCACCACGCACGCCTTCGTCATCGAGGAGGCGGGGTACAAGGAGAACGTCATCCCGTCGTCGGCGGAGGTGCGCGTGAACTGCCGTGGGATCCCCGGTGGCGAGAAGCCGCGGGAGTTCCTCGCGAAGGTGCGTGAGCTGCTGGCCGACCGAGAGGTCGAGGTCGCCCTGGTGACGTACGACGGCGAGAGCGAGGAGGAGGCGCTCGCCGGGCTCGACGAGACGTGGGCGACCCCGCCCGCCGACCTCGACACCGATCTCTACCGCTCCCTGACCGGGGCCGCGGAGAAGGTCTACGAGGGGACCCCCTTCGCCCCGGCGCTCTTCGAGGCCGGCACGAGCCTTGGGCCCTGGCGTGCGGAGGGAGTGCCCGGCTACGGCGTGTACCCGTACGTGCTCAGCAACGAGCAGCTGATCGGGATGCACGGCAACAACGAGCGCATCTTCGTCGAGGCGCTCAAGCAGGGCACGGACTTCATGTACGAGGTCTTCGCCGGCTTCCTCGCGAAGTAG